In Aquiflexum balticum DSM 16537, a single genomic region encodes these proteins:
- a CDS encoding MFS transporter, with amino-acid sequence MKKILPLIVLSQFLSTSLWFAGNAVLPDLAKEIKLAPEYLGHLTSAVQFGFIAGTLVFSILTVADKFSPSWVFFWSSVVASAFNFAIRIEDISALEILFFRFGTGFFLAGIYPVGMKIASDYFQKGLGKSLGFLIGALVLGTAFPHLVRSFLDPLPWRYVIDATSVLALIGGFTIVALVPNGPYRKKSHGFDFTSFFKVFQTNSIRSAAYGYFGHMWELYAFWAFLPFILQYYNKLHNLELDYAFWSFTIIAVGAVSCSAAGILSGKFTPKAIASFALALSGICCFISPLLIFQDSQGVMLVFLMVWGLAVTADSPMFSTMVAQNAPEATRGTSLTIVNSVGFGITIISIQLINLLSSQIDPIYLFPVLGLGPLLGLAGMWRERN; translated from the coding sequence ATGAAAAAAATCCTGCCCTTGATTGTTCTCTCTCAATTTTTGAGTACATCGCTTTGGTTTGCAGGAAATGCGGTATTACCCGATCTCGCAAAAGAAATAAAACTGGCGCCTGAATACCTTGGCCACTTGACGAGCGCTGTGCAATTTGGATTTATCGCTGGTACTTTGGTTTTTTCCATACTTACTGTCGCAGACAAGTTTTCTCCATCCTGGGTGTTTTTTTGGAGTTCTGTGGTAGCATCTGCATTTAACTTTGCTATCCGGATCGAAGATATCAGTGCCCTTGAAATCCTGTTTTTCAGGTTTGGAACAGGCTTTTTTCTTGCGGGGATTTATCCTGTTGGGATGAAAATCGCCTCCGATTATTTCCAAAAAGGTCTTGGCAAATCTTTGGGGTTTTTGATTGGAGCTTTGGTTTTGGGTACCGCTTTTCCCCACTTGGTAAGAAGTTTTCTGGATCCGCTTCCCTGGAGATATGTAATCGATGCGACATCAGTTTTGGCTTTGATCGGTGGGTTTACGATCGTGGCTTTAGTACCAAACGGGCCCTATAGAAAGAAAAGCCATGGGTTTGATTTTACTTCTTTTTTTAAGGTTTTCCAGACAAATTCCATCCGGTCTGCTGCTTACGGCTATTTTGGCCATATGTGGGAACTCTATGCATTTTGGGCTTTTTTACCCTTTATACTTCAGTATTATAATAAACTCCATAATTTGGAATTGGATTATGCATTTTGGTCCTTTACCATAATCGCTGTAGGTGCAGTTTCCTGCAGCGCTGCAGGAATATTGTCAGGCAAATTCACTCCAAAAGCAATAGCTTCCTTTGCACTTGCCCTATCCGGGATCTGTTGCTTTATCTCTCCGTTGCTTATTTTTCAAGATTCTCAGGGAGTGATGCTTGTATTTTTGATGGTTTGGGGATTGGCGGTCACGGCGGATTCACCTATGTTTTCGACCATGGTCGCCCAAAATGCTCCTGAGGCAACAAGGGGAACCTCATTGACAATCGTCAATAGTGTTGGCTTTGGAATTACGATCATCAGTATTCAGCTAATCAACCTTCTATCTTCTCAAATTGATCCTATCTATTTGTTTCCGGTTTTGGGACTTGGTCCGTTATTGGGATTGGCGGGGATGTGGAGGGAAAGAAATTAA
- the pgi gene encoding glucose-6-phosphate isomerase, with the protein MKSINPTTTTAWGKLQSLSVLHQQTQIKNLFNEPKRFDAFTIRLEDVLVDYSKNRLDYEIKSALIELAEETGLRAAIEAMFDGEKINGTEGRAVLHTALRNRSNKPMNFEGKDVMPDINAVLRQMKTFADKISNGTWSGYTGKPITSLVNIGIGGSDLGPVMVTEALKPYQNPNLEVYFVSNVDGTHIAETLKKVNPETTLFFIASKTFTTQETMTNAHTARDWFLEYAQDDKAVAKHFVALSTNEKGVTDFGIDPDNMFAFWDWVGGRYSLWSAIGLPIACAIGFDNFEKLLEGAYSMDIHFRNAPFENNIPVILALVGIWNTNFLGATSEAILPYDQYLHRFAAYFQQGNMESNGKYVSRSGDKVDYTTGPIIWGEPGTNGQHAFYQLIHQGTHLIPCDFIAPAISHNPISDHHVKLLSNFFAQTEALMNGKTLEQVTAEMNKAGRSEAEITKIAPHRVFEGNRPTNSILVKQITPYTLGQLIAMYEHKIFVQGVIWNIYSFDQWGVELGKVLANAILPELVNANKVSSHDASTNGLINAYKEMRG; encoded by the coding sequence ATGAAAAGCATCAATCCAACGACCACAACAGCCTGGGGAAAACTCCAATCACTCTCCGTATTACATCAACAGACCCAAATCAAAAATCTTTTTAATGAACCTAAAAGATTTGATGCCTTTACCATCCGACTGGAAGATGTTTTGGTAGATTATTCCAAAAATAGACTTGACTATGAAATCAAGTCTGCCTTGATCGAATTGGCTGAAGAAACCGGATTAAGGGCTGCAATTGAAGCCATGTTTGACGGAGAAAAGATCAATGGTACAGAAGGTAGGGCTGTGCTGCACACGGCTTTAAGAAATAGGTCCAATAAACCTATGAATTTTGAAGGGAAAGACGTCATGCCGGATATCAATGCGGTCTTGCGTCAGATGAAAACTTTTGCTGACAAGATTTCCAATGGAACTTGGTCAGGATATACCGGAAAGCCCATTACTTCTTTGGTGAATATTGGAATTGGAGGTTCTGATTTGGGTCCGGTTATGGTTACAGAGGCTTTGAAACCTTACCAAAACCCGAATTTGGAAGTCTATTTTGTTTCCAATGTAGACGGCACACATATAGCTGAAACCCTCAAAAAAGTCAACCCGGAAACCACCTTGTTTTTCATTGCTTCCAAAACTTTTACCACACAGGAAACCATGACAAATGCCCATACGGCAAGAGATTGGTTTTTGGAATATGCCCAGGATGATAAAGCAGTTGCCAAACATTTCGTAGCCCTTTCCACCAATGAAAAAGGCGTTACGGATTTTGGTATTGATCCGGATAATATGTTCGCTTTTTGGGATTGGGTTGGGGGCAGGTACTCACTTTGGTCAGCTATCGGATTACCTATAGCTTGTGCGATTGGATTTGACAATTTCGAAAAACTCCTGGAAGGAGCATATAGTATGGACATTCATTTCAGAAATGCCCCATTTGAAAACAATATTCCAGTAATCCTGGCTTTGGTAGGTATTTGGAATACCAACTTTTTGGGAGCAACTTCTGAGGCGATTTTACCTTATGACCAATACCTGCACAGATTCGCAGCTTACTTTCAGCAGGGGAACATGGAATCCAATGGAAAATATGTTTCCAGATCTGGAGATAAAGTGGATTATACTACAGGCCCAATTATCTGGGGAGAACCGGGAACCAACGGTCAACATGCATTTTACCAGCTTATCCATCAGGGTACTCATTTGATTCCCTGTGATTTTATAGCTCCGGCGATTTCCCATAATCCGATTTCCGACCACCATGTCAAGTTGCTTTCCAATTTCTTTGCCCAGACGGAAGCTTTGATGAACGGTAAGACTTTGGAACAGGTCACTGCTGAAATGAACAAGGCAGGTAGATCAGAAGCAGAAATTACCAAAATTGCCCCTCATCGGGTTTTTGAGGGAAACAGGCCAACCAATTCTATTTTGGTGAAACAAATTACACCCTATACATTGGGGCAGTTGATCGCAATGTATGAACACAAGATTTTTGTGCAGGGAGTAATTTGGAACATTTACAGCTTCGATCAGTGGGGTGTGGAATTGGGAAAAGTGTTGGCCAATGCCATCCTTCCCGAACTGGTAAATGCGAATAAAGTAAGCAGCCATGATGCATCCACCAACGGTTTGATCAATGCTTACAAAGAAATGAGAGGGTAG
- a CDS encoding carboxypeptidase-like regulatory domain-containing protein codes for MKNSFNPVLKGFFLIISIFSALFLTACSDDNNTPQLPTKGTLLGNIQTFDDKLISTNDAGGVTITASNLTGQTFTATADNTGRYTFNELPYDSYQFEISKSGYGTLRVFGISHVYVKDVISTVVQNIPFGKISTTTVTGLAFNEFLLNGEVGVSFDYNLSPVPTSSNKAFVRYFLGPFADVSNTKFTARSEVFSFSSLSANTGFTKDKLLEMGFSAGQTVYVRMYGDSFISNNWEDPTSGIEVFPNINPTTVAAVSFVVPN; via the coding sequence ATGAAAAACAGTTTTAATCCAGTTCTCAAGGGCTTTTTTCTGATTATAAGCATTTTCTCAGCCCTTTTCCTGACAGCATGTTCTGATGACAATAACACTCCCCAACTTCCGACTAAAGGCACTTTGTTGGGAAATATTCAGACTTTTGATGACAAATTGATTTCCACCAATGACGCAGGAGGCGTCACTATAACAGCTTCCAACCTTACAGGTCAGACATTCACAGCAACGGCTGACAATACAGGAAGATATACTTTCAATGAACTCCCCTATGACAGTTATCAGTTTGAAATCAGCAAATCCGGTTATGGAACTTTGAGAGTTTTTGGGATTTCTCATGTATATGTTAAAGATGTAATTTCCACAGTAGTCCAAAATATTCCATTTGGAAAAATTTCAACTACAACAGTGACAGGACTGGCTTTCAATGAGTTTTTACTGAACGGTGAAGTAGGCGTAAGTTTTGATTATAATTTATCACCGGTACCCACTTCGTCCAATAAAGCTTTTGTACGCTACTTTTTGGGTCCGTTTGCAGATGTTTCCAACACCAAATTTACAGCTAGAAGTGAGGTTTTTAGTTTTTCAAGCTTAAGTGCCAATACAGGATTTACCAAAGATAAATTGCTGGAAATGGGCTTTAGTGCCGGACAAACAGTATATGTCAGGATGTATGGGGATTCCTTCATTTCCAACAATTGGGAGGACCCGACCTCCGGCATTGAAGTATTTCCAAATATCAACCCCACTACTGTAGCAGCAGTTTCATTTGTAGTCCCAAATTGA
- the kefF gene encoding glutathione-regulated potassium-efflux system oxidoreductase KefF gives MKKVLVILAHPKYEHSIVNQALADAASKLENVEIRDLYELYPDFNIDVQTEQEILFTADIIIWQHPIYWYSAPPLFKQWLDLVLDFGWAYGPGGIYLKNKLVFNCVSSGGTESAYTKDGKHGHTLREFLLPFEQTAKLCHMFYLPPFHIGGTHKITSSELQKGAEKFSSILKYLRDTKEVPDHLFQLDELNHFKP, from the coding sequence ATGAAAAAGGTCCTGGTAATATTGGCCCATCCAAAATATGAGCACTCAATAGTCAATCAGGCTTTGGCAGATGCTGCTTCCAAATTGGAAAATGTTGAAATCAGGGATCTTTATGAATTGTACCCGGATTTCAATATTGATGTGCAGACCGAGCAGGAAATCCTATTTACTGCCGATATTATTATTTGGCAACACCCCATTTACTGGTATTCCGCCCCGCCTCTTTTCAAACAATGGCTTGACTTGGTTTTGGATTTTGGTTGGGCTTATGGTCCGGGCGGTATTTACCTCAAAAACAAGCTTGTTTTCAATTGTGTCAGTTCGGGTGGTACAGAGTCAGCTTATACCAAAGATGGAAAGCATGGCCATACCTTGAGGGAGTTTTTATTGCCTTTTGAGCAGACTGCCAAATTATGCCACATGTTTTATTTACCTCCCTTTCATATTGGAGGAACCCACAAAATAACTTCCTCTGAACTTCAAAAAGGTGCTGAGAAATTCAGTAGTATTTTGAAGTATCTCAGAGACACTAAAGAAGTACCTGATCATCTTTTTCAATTGGATGAATTGAACCATTTCAAACCTTAA
- a CDS encoding energy transducer TonB, protein MKKFIYLVFFIFLSSSSFLVAQKSKTVFLDKHFRPLTSKSIEDHQYQKTIFPISEGIQKERIQELNGKLIRVISNEFEGKKNLIRSITEEYGENESIHKISTLELSTKKEMIEYFQEGKLVARFLCNDNEVVFGWRVIDGEQVETSRNEFEPDFAVSKQQFKDFLRSNLNFPEKARKKSIQGIVTIALEIMPDGSVNTMEIVNQDEVSPMLQEEAKRVITAFDKGYKPALDVNGNPVRKWMYVPVRFSLG, encoded by the coding sequence ATGAAGAAATTTATCTATCTCGTATTTTTTATTTTTTTATCTTCTTCTTCTTTTTTAGTTGCTCAAAAATCCAAGACTGTTTTTCTTGACAAACATTTTAGGCCTTTGACCAGCAAAAGCATTGAAGACCATCAATACCAAAAAACCATTTTCCCAATTTCTGAAGGTATACAAAAAGAAAGGATCCAAGAGCTTAATGGAAAATTGATAAGGGTTATTTCGAATGAATTTGAAGGAAAAAAGAATCTGATCAGATCAATAACTGAGGAATATGGAGAAAATGAAAGCATCCATAAAATCTCAACTCTTGAACTCAGCACCAAAAAGGAAATGATAGAATATTTTCAAGAAGGAAAATTAGTAGCCAGATTTTTATGTAACGACAATGAGGTGGTTTTCGGATGGCGTGTGATTGATGGCGAACAAGTCGAGACTTCCAGAAATGAATTTGAACCGGATTTTGCAGTTTCAAAACAGCAATTCAAAGATTTCCTAAGGTCAAACCTTAACTTTCCGGAAAAAGCAAGAAAAAAAAGTATTCAAGGAATTGTGACTATTGCCTTGGAAATAATGCCTGATGGATCTGTCAATACAATGGAAATTGTCAATCAAGATGAGGTGTCTCCAATGCTTCAGGAAGAAGCCAAAAGAGTAATTACCGCTTTTGACAAGGGATACAAACCCGCTTTGGATGTGAATGGAAATCCTGTCAGAAAATGGATGTATGTGCCTGTGAGGTTCAGTTTGGGGTGA
- the fahA gene encoding fumarylacetoacetase — translation MSELIVPSLKSWVPVPKDSDFTIYNLPFGIFQNKRLSPRAGIAIGDKIVDLAVLHEEGFFSDMTQLPHGIFQKDSLNDFIGLGKPITKRVREKVQDLLKEENGALRDHQSRGKAIVTRKEAQMLLPVKIGDYTDFYSSMEHATNVGTMFRDPENALLPNWKHLPVGYHGRSSSIIPSGIPIHRPKGQYKDPNMDTPEFGPSRRLDFELEMAFIVGKSTKMGDSVSTEDAEDYIFGMVLFNDWSARDIQAWEYVPLGPFLGKSFASSISPWIVTLEALEPFRVPGPKQEPEVLPYLQYQKDHAFDINLEVYIQPDGLKSTKVCTSNFKYMYWNIAQQLAHHTVNGCNINVGDMMASGTISGPTSESFGSMLELAWKGTKPVQLEEGGERKFIEDGDTVIMKGYCEKAGIRVGFGEVESKVMPGK, via the coding sequence ATGAGTGAATTGATAGTTCCGTCCTTGAAAAGCTGGGTGCCTGTTCCCAAAGATTCTGATTTCACAATTTACAATCTGCCTTTTGGAATTTTCCAAAATAAAAGACTTTCTCCTAGGGCAGGAATTGCTATAGGGGATAAAATCGTCGATTTGGCGGTTTTACATGAAGAAGGTTTTTTTTCTGATATGACGCAGCTACCCCATGGGATTTTCCAAAAAGATTCCCTGAATGATTTTATTGGCTTGGGTAAGCCTATTACCAAAAGGGTTAGAGAAAAAGTTCAGGACTTGCTCAAAGAAGAAAACGGGGCCTTGCGAGATCATCAAAGCAGGGGCAAAGCAATAGTGACGAGAAAAGAAGCCCAAATGCTTTTGCCGGTAAAGATCGGAGATTATACTGATTTTTACAGCAGCATGGAGCATGCTACCAACGTTGGAACTATGTTCCGTGATCCCGAGAATGCTTTATTGCCCAATTGGAAACATCTACCTGTTGGTTATCACGGAAGGTCTTCCTCTATTATTCCATCCGGAATTCCCATCCACAGACCCAAAGGACAATACAAGGATCCAAATATGGATACTCCCGAATTCGGACCAAGTCGCAGATTGGATTTTGAACTGGAGATGGCCTTTATAGTAGGAAAATCCACCAAGATGGGGGATAGTGTGAGCACGGAAGATGCGGAGGATTATATTTTTGGTATGGTACTTTTCAACGATTGGTCAGCTAGGGATATTCAGGCTTGGGAATATGTACCATTAGGTCCTTTCTTGGGAAAAAGTTTTGCATCAAGTATTTCACCATGGATTGTGACTTTAGAGGCTTTGGAACCCTTTAGGGTTCCTGGACCTAAGCAGGAACCGGAAGTTTTACCCTATTTACAATACCAAAAAGATCATGCTTTTGATATAAACTTAGAAGTCTATATACAGCCTGATGGCCTGAAGAGTACCAAAGTATGTACTTCCAATTTCAAGTATATGTATTGGAATATTGCCCAACAGCTTGCCCATCATACGGTCAATGGATGTAATATCAATGTTGGAGACATGATGGCTTCGGGTACGATTTCCGGCCCAACTTCCGAAAGCTTTGGATCCATGTTGGAACTGGCATGGAAAGGCACTAAGCCTGTCCAACTGGAAGAAGGAGGGGAACGTAAATTTATAGAAGATGGCGATACCGTAATTATGAAAGGTTACTGTGAGAAGGCAGGTATTCGTGTTGGATTTGGAGAAGTAGAAAGTAAAGTGATGCCGGGCAAATAG
- a CDS encoding monovalent cation:proton antiporter-2 (CPA2) family protein, producing MENSFLFQAIIYLAAAIICVPIAKKLGMGSVLGYLLAGIIIGPYVLEFIGEEGEDIMHFAEFGVVMMLFLIGLELEPAKLWQMRAMITRIGLSQVLITTLAFFGIMIISGFSWQISLAVSMSLSLSSTAIVLQSLKEKNQLESNAGKNSFAVLLMQDIAVIPMLAIIPLLAVAGDALSTDHHGSPIEQFPGWTQTLFVVGAVGLVVLLGRFAFVPVLRMIARTRLRELFVASALLIVVGIAFLMEIVGLSPALGTFLAGVILANSEFKHELESDLDPFKGLLLGLFFIAVGASINFGLIGENAIMIISITLGILLLKTLVLLGIGKYAKLGLDQNLIFAIGLSQVGEFSFVTYSFANQLQILDKPTNDILMAITAISMTITPLLILLNEKLILPRVGTLEKEVKEADVVEEKHNVIIVGFSHFGSTIGRFLRANGIKATILDNDSDRVDLLRKMGFKVYYGDATRADLLESAGANEAKILISAIDDPETNYLLVETVKKHFPKLELMVRAKNRSDAYELMEMDVPNIYREHLDSSIRLGKDVLVKLGFRSHTVHRLGQNFLKYDEEALKELVKVKHDQKEYISSVRRTIEMQEQLLSSERLRKFALNDHAWDSEVMKGK from the coding sequence ATGGAAAATTCTTTTCTGTTTCAAGCCATTATCTATTTGGCAGCTGCCATCATCTGTGTCCCCATTGCCAAAAAATTAGGAATGGGATCGGTCTTGGGCTATCTACTTGCAGGTATTATAATCGGTCCATATGTATTGGAGTTTATAGGTGAAGAGGGTGAAGATATCATGCACTTTGCGGAATTTGGGGTGGTGATGATGCTGTTCCTGATCGGGCTGGAATTAGAGCCAGCTAAATTATGGCAAATGAGGGCTATGATTACCAGAATAGGGTTATCCCAGGTTTTAATTACTACCCTTGCATTTTTTGGGATTATGATCATTTCCGGATTCTCCTGGCAAATTTCTCTGGCAGTTTCTATGTCTCTCTCGCTTTCTTCCACCGCCATTGTACTGCAGTCCCTCAAAGAAAAAAACCAATTGGAATCCAATGCGGGGAAAAACTCATTTGCGGTATTGCTGATGCAGGATATTGCAGTCATCCCGATGTTGGCCATCATTCCACTTTTGGCTGTTGCTGGAGATGCGCTTTCCACAGATCACCATGGTAGCCCTATAGAACAGTTCCCCGGATGGACACAAACACTTTTTGTGGTTGGCGCTGTGGGTCTTGTAGTCCTATTGGGTAGGTTTGCCTTTGTTCCTGTTTTAAGGATGATAGCCCGAACCAGACTTAGGGAGCTTTTTGTTGCCTCAGCGCTGTTGATTGTAGTGGGCATTGCCTTTTTGATGGAGATTGTTGGGCTTAGTCCTGCGTTGGGGACTTTCCTCGCAGGAGTGATTTTAGCAAATTCGGAGTTTAAACATGAACTTGAAAGTGATCTTGATCCATTCAAAGGTTTGCTTTTGGGCTTATTTTTTATCGCTGTAGGGGCATCCATCAATTTTGGGCTAATAGGAGAAAATGCCATAATGATAATTTCCATAACTCTGGGTATCCTTTTACTGAAAACTTTGGTTCTGCTTGGAATTGGAAAATATGCCAAATTGGGTTTGGACCAAAATTTGATATTTGCCATTGGCCTAAGTCAAGTCGGGGAATTTTCATTTGTAACCTATTCATTTGCAAACCAGCTACAAATATTGGATAAACCCACCAATGATATCCTGATGGCCATTACCGCAATTAGTATGACCATCACCCCATTGCTGATTTTATTAAATGAAAAACTTATCCTTCCCAGGGTAGGCACTTTGGAAAAAGAGGTAAAAGAAGCTGATGTGGTAGAAGAAAAACACAATGTCATTATCGTAGGATTTTCCCATTTTGGGAGTACCATTGGGAGATTTTTAAGAGCCAACGGAATCAAAGCCACTATTTTGGACAATGATTCTGACCGGGTGGATTTATTGAGAAAAATGGGATTTAAAGTCTATTATGGAGACGCAACGAGGGCTGACTTATTGGAATCCGCAGGGGCCAATGAAGCCAAAATCCTTATTTCTGCGATTGATGACCCTGAAACCAATTACCTTTTGGTAGAGACAGTTAAAAAACATTTTCCCAAACTGGAACTTATGGTGAGGGCCAAAAACCGTAGCGACGCCTACGAATTAATGGAAATGGATGTTCCCAATATTTACAGGGAACACCTCGACAGCTCGATAAGGTTGGGCAAAGATGTCTTGGTCAAGTTGGGATTCAGATCCCATACAGTTCATCGCTTAGGACAGAATTTCCTCAAATATGACGAGGAAGCATTAAAAGAATTAGTAAAAGTAAAGCATGATCAAAAAGAATACATCTCTTCGGTCAGGAGGACAATTGAAATGCAGGAACAACTTCTATCCTCGGAAAGACTCCGAAAATTCGCACTCAATGACCATGCTTGGGATTCAGAAGTGATGAAAGGAAAGTGA
- a CDS encoding FAD-binding oxidoreductase, with the protein MAFTVKILDILSLTHDVKQIKTEKPKDYSFVPGQATEVAINEKGWQEEKRPFTFTSLPDSDYLEFVIKSYRDHDGVTNKIDSLKVADELIIDDPWGAIQYKGKGVFIAGGAGVTPFIGIFRYLQSINEIKGNRLFFANKTGKDVILESYFQDLLGTDFISILDQEKLDGHEYGRIDMEFLKENITDFSQKFYVCGPDPMVKGISKLLEQLGAEPDAITFEE; encoded by the coding sequence ATGGCCTTTACAGTAAAAATATTAGATATTCTTTCTTTAACGCATGATGTCAAACAAATTAAAACTGAGAAACCAAAAGATTATTCTTTTGTACCCGGTCAGGCTACTGAGGTAGCTATCAATGAAAAGGGCTGGCAAGAAGAAAAAAGACCTTTTACTTTTACCTCACTTCCTGATTCTGATTACTTGGAGTTTGTAATCAAATCATATAGGGACCATGATGGAGTCACCAATAAGATAGATTCTTTAAAGGTAGCTGACGAATTAATCATCGATGATCCCTGGGGTGCAATCCAATATAAGGGAAAAGGTGTTTTTATTGCAGGTGGCGCTGGTGTTACTCCATTTATTGGGATTTTCAGGTATTTGCAATCAATCAATGAAATTAAAGGAAACCGTCTGTTCTTTGCCAACAAAACCGGTAAGGATGTCATTTTGGAATCCTATTTTCAAGATCTCCTTGGAACTGATTTTATTTCGATACTTGATCAGGAAAAACTTGATGGCCATGAATATGGAAGAATAGACATGGAATTCCTTAAGGAAAATATCACCGATTTTTCCCAGAAATTCTATGTCTGTGGACCGGATCCTATGGTAAAAGGAATTAGTAAGTTGTTAGAGCAATTGGGAGCTGAACCTGATGCGATTACTTTTGAGGAATAA